The nucleotide window ACGGAAACTTCTCCGGCGCACTGAGCCAGTCATGCACCCCTTCAATGGGACACGGCTTGCCGGTCAGATAGCCTTGAATCGCATCACAATTGAGTTTACGCAACTGTTGGAGCTGATCAAAGGTCTCCACACCTTCGGCCACAATGGTCAAATCCAAGTCATGGCCGAGGCGCACTACGGCATCGATAATCCGCTGGGCTGAATGGGTTTCGGCAATATTAACGACCAGCGAGCGATCCAGCTTGATGATATCGACATCAAACTGTTGCAAATAACTCAGTGACGAATAGCCAGTGCCAAAATCGTCGATAGAGATGGCAATGCCCATCTCCTTGAGAGCGCGTATTCTCTGAATCGCTAGTTCGGGATCCTCCATAAGACTGGTTTCGGTAATTTCGATACACAGTATCTCGGGAGGCAAGCTCCACAGCTCTAACGTCGCTTCAATCTCTTCAATAAAATTTTCCGTCACAAACTGCTGTGGTGCCATATTCACCGATAGCCGCACCATGCCCTGCTGCACCGTCGGATAACGCTTCAGCCACTGCGCCAGCGTCTCACAAGCCCGTTTAAAAATAATCTGTCCGAGAGGCACAATCAACGCACGTTGTTCCGCGAGAGGGATAAATCGTGCCGGAGAGATCAGACCAAAGGTGGGATGTTGCCATCGCACCAGGGCTTCAAACCCTTTCAAGTGTTGTGGGTTTAACGACCAGATCGGCTGAAAATGCAGCTGAAACTGTTCCGGGCTTTGCAATGCCAGGCGCAGGGCCTTTTCCAGCAATTCGTTTTCCTGGTAAATCTGGTCGAGGCGCTCGTCGTAAACCATGAATCCTTGGGTGTGGCGCCCTTCTTTCACCTCGCGCAACGCAACATCGGCTCGATGCAGCAACTCTGCGGCATCCTCGACCTGATGACAGCAGACACCACTGATACGCGTATCAACAACCAAGCGGTTGTCGTTACACTGCAAAGGGGCGCATAAAACAGCTTTGAACCGTTCAACCGTTTCGTCAATGCTCTCGTCATCGGGCAAAGAGATCACGATGATAAATTCATTGCTGCTCAGTCGCGCTGAAATGCGCGGCGACGGTTGCAGTGATTGCAGACGCTGGGCCAGCTCCTTGAGAACAAAGTCGCCCATGGCATGCCCATAAACTTCGTTAATCCGTTTGAACCGATTGATGTCAAACATTAGCAGCCACAGGTCGTCCGCCACCTCTCCGGTGAGCATCTGTTCGAGCTGTTCCTTGGCATAATTTCGGTGTGCCAGACCTGTCAGAGCATCGTAATGAGCCAGCCAGGTAAGACGTTCCTCCGCCTGACGCCGTTCGGTAATATCACGCGCCATCACTAGAATGGAGCTATTCTCGCCGTCGGCATTCTGAATGGTCGCCAGTGCCATATCGTAATAGCGTTTTTCCCCTTGGACGTTTTTCAGGCAGATATCAAAACGCTCCTGTTGCAGACGGCCCTTTACCATCTGGTCGAATGCTGTGTCGAATTTCACCCAGGACGCCTCACTGAACCAGTGCGCTTCAAGATGAGCAGCACAGACATCCATGGGTACAGCATCGTTCCACATACTATTGCTGAACAGGATGTAGCGCTGAGGATCAACCAGCGCCACCATCAGCGGAGCACGCTCCAAAGCCGTGCGAAACCGCAGGCGAGTGTCATTGAGTTCATCCTCGGCGATCCGCCGCTGTTCGAGCATGCGGTTGGCAGCCTGGCCAATGGCAATAAATTCATCAAACTTCACATCATCCAGTTCCACTTCACGCCCATCTCCTGCCACTGTCTCCAAAGCGCGATTCAACACGGTAACATTATCCTTGATCGAGCGGGATAACCGTTGGCCAACAGCCCACAGGATAAAACCAAGCACCACGATAAACAGTGCTCCCTGGGCAATTTGCGAACGCAGTGACGTCATCAACGCCTGGCGGGCACAGGCAATGTTCTGGTGAACAAAACTCAAGTCGATTCCGGCGCCGACATAGCAATTCCACATCTCAAGAGGCAGGCAATAACTGATTTTTTCATAATGGCCTTTGCCCAGGGAGTCCGGCATTTCATAGCGTACAAAGCCCCCCCCTTTCTTTGCCGTACGAATCAGTTCATGCACCACAAAGATCCCATTATTATCCTGAACGTTGAGTACGTTTTTCCCCTTTGCCGGCCCGAACAGTGAAGTCCCCTCGTAACTGGCGCCAAAAATACTCAACGGCCCTTCTCCCACCAGCCGGTCCAACTTGTCGATAATCTTCTGTTGTACCTCGCGTTCAAAACTTTGCAGATATTCTCCAGTGCCAATAAATGCTTTAAGTTCAGGAACATAATGGATATAAGCAATTTTTTTATGATGCCATCCTGTGTCCCCCGGTTGACTGATGCGGTAGGACACAAAGCCCTCGCCCTTCTGACGGGACAAGCGGATCATCTCACGAACATAAAAGACGCCATCCTGATCCTGCATGTCCACCATATTACGTCCTTCGTACTCAGGGTGGTCAGCAAACAGCAGCTCGGTACCATCGAGGCGGGTAGCAAACAGGTAACCACGGCCATTGCGATAGCGCAACGGCCGCAAGGATTCAACCACCAGCCTGGTCAGCTCGACTGAATCCATCTGATTTTGATAGCGCGCTATCAACGTTTCTGCGAGATGAACGGCCTGGAGCACCGTTTGGCGAAGGCTCTGCTTCAACTGCTGTTCAGAGCCCTTCTTCTCATCGAGAATCAGATCATGAACAAACGACGCCCGCTGACGAACCTGATCACGAGCCTGCTGAAGAAACTCCTGTTCAATCTGCTCCGTGCGTCGGTGAAACTGCTGCTGGTAGGTTTGCAAGGTATAAAACGACAAAAACCCCAAAGCCGCCACAATAAACAGCAGATTCCAGCGCCAGGTAAGATGGCGCAGGGAACCATGATGACGACTGCCGAACAAAACGGCTGTCGCCAAAAGAATCACGGCCGGAATCATGACCAACATCCATGTCGAAGAAAAAGAGATCATCCTGATTACTCCAGAAAAAACAACTCGCCCCCCATTCATGAGGGCACTTTCCGCTTAACGAAAAAAGAGATTTCCTGCACAATCTTAGCGTATTCCTCAGTCGAATGTCGATAAGCTCATCCCTGGAAAAACGTAGAACAGATCGGCATCCGCTATTTATTATAACG belongs to Desulfuromonas acetoxidans DSM 684 and includes:
- a CDS encoding cache domain-containing protein, coding for MISFSSTWMLVMIPAVILLATAVLFGSRHHGSLRHLTWRWNLLFIVAALGFLSFYTLQTYQQQFHRRTEQIEQEFLQQARDQVRQRASFVHDLILDEKKGSEQQLKQSLRQTVLQAVHLAETLIARYQNQMDSVELTRLVVESLRPLRYRNGRGYLFATRLDGTELLFADHPEYEGRNMVDMQDQDGVFYVREMIRLSRQKGEGFVSYRISQPGDTGWHHKKIAYIHYVPELKAFIGTGEYLQSFEREVQQKIIDKLDRLVGEGPLSIFGASYEGTSLFGPAKGKNVLNVQDNNGIFVVHELIRTAKKGGGFVRYEMPDSLGKGHYEKISYCLPLEMWNCYVGAGIDLSFVHQNIACARQALMTSLRSQIAQGALFIVVLGFILWAVGQRLSRSIKDNVTVLNRALETVAGDGREVELDDVKFDEFIAIGQAANRMLEQRRIAEDELNDTRLRFRTALERAPLMVALVDPQRYILFSNSMWNDAVPMDVCAAHLEAHWFSEASWVKFDTAFDQMVKGRLQQERFDICLKNVQGEKRYYDMALATIQNADGENSSILVMARDITERRQAEERLTWLAHYDALTGLAHRNYAKEQLEQMLTGEVADDLWLLMFDINRFKRINEVYGHAMGDFVLKELAQRLQSLQPSPRISARLSSNEFIIVISLPDDESIDETVERFKAVLCAPLQCNDNRLVVDTRISGVCCHQVEDAAELLHRADVALREVKEGRHTQGFMVYDERLDQIYQENELLEKALRLALQSPEQFQLHFQPIWSLNPQHLKGFEALVRWQHPTFGLISPARFIPLAEQRALIVPLGQIIFKRACETLAQWLKRYPTVQQGMVRLSVNMAPQQFVTENFIEEIEATLELWSLPPEILCIEITETSLMEDPELAIQRIRALKEMGIAISIDDFGTGYSSLSYLQQFDVDIIKLDRSLVVNIAETHSAQRIIDAVVRLGHDLDLTIVAEGVETFDQLQQLRKLNCDAIQGYLTGKPCPIEGVHDWLSAPEKFPLSRLD